The DNA region GCACCCCGACCTGGGTCCGGTAGGCGATTCGCACGACACCACCGTGGTGTACCTGGTAACGCGCGGCCACGGATTGGCTCGGTCACTGCTGCCAACGATCAGCCCGATCGATGCTTCGGTCGACCTGCCTGCATCCGCCGCCGGCGGCGACGCGGGAGGAGCCGGCGATGCGAAGTAACGGTCTCCTCAAGTGGCTGATGCTGCCGATGGCGCTGCTCCTGGTGTTCGTCGGCGTCAAGCTCTTTTCTGGCGAGCCCACCGCACCGACGGCGCCGCGCGATGCCGCCAGCCGGCTGACGGCCGATGAAATGAAGGCGCTCGGCATCGAGGGCGATACGCCCCGCGATACCGTCGCCACCCTCGTCGCTCAGGTCAAGCAGTTGCGCAACGAGTTGCAGACGGCCCTGTCCGACAATCGCAGCCAGCGAGCCGAGAACGAACGCCTGCGCCAGCGCGAGCGGTCGATCGACCAGCGTATCCAGAGCGCCCTGGACACCGAGCGCGCCCAGCTGCGCCAGGACCGCGAACACGTCACCAATGAGCGGCAGCAGACTCAGGGTCTGCTGCAGGATCTCCGGCGTCAGCTCGACAATCCGGGCAAGGCGGGCCACGCCGATCTGCCGATCGGCCTAGGACTGAAGGAAGGCGATGGACAGCAGTTCGGCCGCGACGGCACGCGCTGGATCGAGCCCGACGATGCTAAACCCGTCGAAGGCAAGAGCGGCAGCCGCAGCGGTTTCAGCTTTCCGAACGATCTTGGTACAGCGAAAGGAACGGTCGACACGGCCGCGGAGACTCTGGGCCGAGCCACCGGCGGGGCCGTGGGCGCATCGCCACTCAAAGCGGTCTACACAGTGCCGTCGAACGCGACCTTGATGGGATCGATCGCGATGACGGCGCTCATCGGTCGCGTGCCGATCGACGGAACGGTCAATGATCCCTATCAGTTCAAGGTGATCATCGGACCGGACAACCTCACGGCCAACGGCATCGATCTTCCGGACGTGGCCGGTGCCGTGGTCAGCGGAACGGCCTCGGGCGACTGGACGCTCTCCTGCGTGCGCGGGCAGATCCGGTCGATCACCTTCGTATTTCAGGATGGAACCATCCGCACGCTGCCGGAAGAATCCGGCCGCAGCAGCAGTGGGAACAGCCGGAACGACAACAGTATTCAAGGCGGCCTCGGCTGGATCAGCGATCCCTACGGCATCCCCTGCATCAGCGGCGAGCGGCGCAGCAACGCCCGGCAGTACCTGGGCAGCCAGGCATTGATCACGGCTGCCGGCGCGGGCGTGGCATCCCTGATCGATTCGGATAGCGGCCGGATGTCCTACATCGGAGCCGACGGCTCGCTCGGCACGGTCGGCATCACCGGCAACGAGGCCATGGGTCGCATCCTGGCCGGCGGCGTGCAGGAAATGTCGCAATGGGTCAATAAGCTCTATGGCCAGGCATTTGCCGCGATCTATGTCGAACCGGGGGCCAAGGTTGCCGTGCACATCGAGCAGCCGCTTGCCATCGACTACGACGCCAAGGGCCGCAGGGTCGATCACCGTCTCGGAGGTTCCCATGTCTCGGACTTGGATTGAACGGCTGGCCGTCGTACTCGTGATCGTGGCGCTGGCCGGCTGTGCAACCGACAAAGAGAAGCTGCTCACCCACGGCGGTCAGACCATGCTCGACATCTGGAACCAGGAGACGAAAGGAGCCGCGGGTGGCGGCCGCGCTTCACGCGAGCTGCTGGACGCTCGGCAGACGTTGCGCCGGCCGCTCACCGATGCGGAAGTGCAAGGCGCGAGCGCCGTGCAAACCGGCTACACCCGCACGGCCCAGAACGAGATTTACCGCCAGTTCCATCGCCTGCCCAACCCGGACCTGGTGATGTACGTGTTTCCGCACCTGGCGGGCACCGACCCGGTGCCCGTGCCCGGCTACAGCACGGTGTTTCCGCTCTACCAGCGCGTCCAGTACGCGCTTCCGGGAGAACGGGTGGAGGACTACTGAATGGACTGGTCACTGTCGCTGCCTTGGTCGCGCCAAGAAGTGCCATCCGAGGCGCGGCCCGCCGACGTGTGGGAACGCCACGTGGCCGAACTAAAGGCACATGGCCTTCCCGAGCCCGGTAGCACGCGCGATCCGAAGCGCAGGCCGGCCACGCTGGCGGATGAGCAGGCGCTCTACGACGTTTTGCCGTCCTTCGTAGATCTGCTGCCTTGGGTGGAATACCTCCCCGACTCCAAGAGCCTGCTGCTGGAGGACGGCGAATCGGTTGCGGCGTTCTTCGAACTCACGCCGGTCGGCACCGAAGGTCGCGAGACGCATTGGTTGCAGCAGACCCGCGATGCGCTGGAGAACGCGCTGCAGGATAGCTTCGACGAACTCGACGAGCAGCCTTGGGTGGTGCAGCTCTACGCGCAGGATGAAGCCGATTGGGCGAGCTATGTGAGCGCCTTGCGAGACTATGTTCAGCCGCGTGCCAAGGGCAGCGCGTTCAGCGACTTCTATCTGCGCTTTCTTGCCCATCACCTGCGGGCCATCGCGAAGTCGGGCGGCTTGTTCGAGGACAGCACCGTGACCCGCCTGCCCTGGCGCGGACAGACGAGGCGCGTGCGCATGGTCGTCTATCGTCGCACGCCCGGCGCTTCACTTCGTCGCGGCCAATCTCCCGAGCAAGCCCTGATGATGGTGTGCGACCGGCTGGCGGGTGGCCTCGCCAATGCTGGCGTCAAGGCACGGCGCTTGAGCGCGGCGGACATCCACGCTTGGCTGTTGCCCTGGTTCAACCCGAATCCGACCTTGATCGGCTCGGCCGACGTGGACCGTGAGCGTTTCTACCGGTTGGCCGCTTACCCAGAAGGAACCGACGAAGGCGAAATCGAGCTTGCGAGCGGCACGGATTTCTCGCAGCGGCTTTTCTTCGAACAACCGTGTTCCGACGTAACGAACGGCGTGTGGGTCTTCGACGGCATGCCGCACCGGGTCATGGTGCTCGACCGGCTGCGCACGCCGCCGACGAGCGGCCACATCACCGGCGAGACGCGCAAGGGCGGCGATGCATTCAATGCCCTGTTCGATCAGATGCCCGAGGACACGGTGATGTGTCTGACCCTGGTCGCGACGCCGCAGGACGTGCTCGAAGCGCACCTGAACTACCTGAGCAGGAAAGCGGTCGGCGAAACGCTGGCACCACACGCGACACCGCACACCCCATCAACGATGGACGGTCTAGATCCCGTGCTTGGGCTGCTCGGTACGGCTAATGGGCAAATGCCGCCTGCCGTTGAAGCGGCACCGCGTTTAGCGCCGGCGACGAGCGGGGAAACCGCTGACGATGCAGTCGCGCTAGCTGCCGCCGCGACTAACACCACGGCTGCCGAAGACCCGATCTCCGGCGAGCACTTCATGGCCTGGCTCAAGCGCGGCATCCAGAGTCGCAGGCTCATCATCAACGACGCCAAGGCGTTGGTGCATACCGTGGCCGATACCGTCTACCTGGTCAGCCCCGGCGTGTTCCAACGATACGCCCAGGAGTATCCGCAGACGGCCTACCTCGCCAAGCAGGACAAGGTGGCCGACTGGCAGTGGGTGCAGAAGCGCTTCGAGAAGCTGCGTGTTCATCGGAAGCAGGACAACGGCCTGAACATCTGGACCTGCGAGGTCACCGGCCCGCGCAAGTCGCGCCGATTGCACGGCTACCTGATCGCGGATCCCAGCACCTGGTTCAGCGAACGACCGGCAAACAATCCGTATCTGAAGCTGGCCGATGGGAAGGCGTCAGCCCCCGCAACTCGTCACGTCGAGGCGGCTGCAGACGGCTCGGTTCCGGCCCGGCACGGACCGCTCCGGAATCGCCTGGCGCCAAGCCCGCGCTGAGTGCACGGCACACGGCATCCATCACCTCGTCGACGTTGCCGGCGCTCACGGCGTCGATGGGAGTGCGTCCCGACAAGCCGTCAAGCGGTTCAGACATCGCGCCGTAGATCGCCCAAGCATCCCGTTCCGGCACGCGCTCCAGTACGGCGCACGTGAATGCATGCCGAACGGGATCGAGCTGCCAGTCGGGGATGCGATGCCCCCGATTGCCCAAGGTCAGCGAGAGTAAACGGCGGTGCTTGATGTCCCGGTTGATCTGGTCGCGAGACTTTCCAGCGAGCTTGGCGAATACTGGCAACGGCAGGTTTTGCGGGGCCTCGAAGGTCGCCACCATCACGGCGCGCTCACACTGGATTCCGGTCAGGATGGGCTGTGGGCGCTGATCCCGCCGTGCCAAGATGGTCATCAAGGGCACGACGACATCCGGTTCGATGTGCGCTTCGGCGGTGGCGGCCGGAACCGCCATCGGCGCCGCGCCGATCGAGCCGACAACGGGTGGCTCCGGCGCTCGTGCGCCGCAGCCGTTCGCGAGCGGTATCTTGACCTCGCCTGCGCCTTGCATACCCGTCAGTTCGCACTGATCGAGGCGATCGGCCCACTCCTGCATCATCTGGCGGCGCTGTTCTACGTATTCGGCATGGTTGTATGCTGCTCTGATCTGATTCGGATCGGCATGCGAAAGTTGAGCCTCCACCCATTCCTGGCGATAGCCAAGTTCGTTCAGCGCCGTCGAGATGGTCGCGCGGATGCCATGACCCGTCAGTTGACCCTGATAACCCATTCGCTTGAGGGCTGCGTTGAGCGTGTTCTCGCTGATGCGCTCCTTCGGTTCGCTGCGATGTGGGAGCAGGTAGCGCTGCGCTGGGGTCATGGCGGCCAGCAGATACCGAACGATCGCGATCGCCTGACTTGACAGGGGCACGATGTACGGCGGGATGTCCGCACTTTCCTTGCGCAGTTTCAATTGCAACTGCTTGACCACGACGGGCGGGATGATCCACAGCTCTTGATCCAGGTCGAATTGCTCGGGAACCGCCGAACGCAGCTCGCCGGTGCGCACGCCAGTGAGGAGCAACAACCGCAGGCCCAATTGAGTGTTGACGTCTCCGTCGTAGCACCCCAACTTCTTTAGGAACGCCGGCAGGTCGTTCATTCTCAGGAACGGGTTGTGCCGGACGGGCGGCTGGGGCATGGCGACGATGTCGAGATCGGCCGCGGGGTTGGTGTCCAGGCCAAACTCGACGAGAGCATAGCGGAACATCTGGTTGAACCAGGTCCGACACTTCTCGGCCGTGGTGTACGCATGGCGCCGCTCGATCTTGCGCAGCACCTCCACTAGGTCGGTGCGGGCGATCTCGAACACCGAGCGCTGCCCAAGCCAGGGCAGCACATCCTTCTTGAAGATCCGGTCGATCTGCGACAGCGTACTCTGGCGGCCAGTGCGCAGGCTCAGCGCCTTGAAGCCCCGCCAGCGCTCGAAGACGGCCTCGAAAGTGTTCTCGCCGACGACCAGGGCGGCTTTGCGCTCCTGCCGGCGATGCACGCGCGGATCGATCCCTTTGGCGACGAGCGCACGCGCCTGGTCACGTAATTCGCGCGCGTCTTTGAGGCTGATTTCGGGGTATGTGCCGAGCGAGATGCGCGGCTGCTTGTCGGACCAAGAAAAGCGGAAATGCCAGCTCTTGGCACCGGTGACGCTCACAAAGAGCGCCAAGCCATCCGTGTCCTTAAGCGTCAAGTCGCGACGGCCAGGCTTGGCCTGTCGGACGACGGTATCGGTGAGAGGCATCGTACATCGTCCCTCGTCTCGTCGTTGATGAGAGGAGATGTACGTTTTCCAGGTGAGCGGCTCCAGTAGGAAACCGATCCGCCGTATGCCCCGATTTCGATGTACTAAAAAATGTACTAAAAAATCGTGGCTGGCGGTGGTTTCCAGTGGAACTCACTGGATGAGAAGAGAGGTCTAAGCCCTCTCTTCTCAATGACTTGCAGACTTCCATGGAACTCTGCAGATCAAAACTTGGAGCGGGAAACGAGACTCGAACTCGCGACCTCAACCTTGGCAAGGTTGCGCTCTACCAACTGAGCTATTCCCGCCCGCTGGGAGAGGATTATAGGAACCCGGCCCCGGGACGGTCAAGGCAAGCGACATTTGCTCGAGGAACCACCCCGTCCGCGACATTGTCGCGTCCCGCCCCTCCTTGCCAGGAGGGGAATGTCAGATTTCGCCGCATCTTCTATAAGGCAGGGTGGCCCGCGGCGCCGGGGTGGCGAGGCGTTCCTCACTCGCTCAAATGCGGCATCGCGAGCTTCAGGTAGTACATCATCGACACCACGGTCAGCACCGCGGCGATCATCATCAGCATGTTGCCGATGAACATCATGTCCAGCGGGCCGATGGGGTGTTCGTACAGCAGCATGGGAATTGCCACCATCTGCGCTACCGTCTTCACCTTGCCGAGGAACGATACAGCCACGCTGCGACTGCGGCCGATCTTCGCCATCCATTCGCGCAGGGCCGAGATGGTGATCTCGCGACCGATGATGATGAAGGCGTAAACCGCCTGAGTGCGATCGAGATCCACCAGGACCACCAGCGCCGCCGCGACCATGAGCTTGTCGGCGACCGGATCGAGGAATGCGCCGAAGGCCGACATCTGATCGAGTGTCCGGGCAAGGTAACCGTCGAGCCAATCGGTCAGAGCCGCCACGATGAACAGCGCCGTCGCCGTGACGTTGCGCGCAAACGGCGTCATCCACGACTCGGGGAAATACAGGATGCCCACGAACAGCGGGATCATGATGATCCGCGCCCACGTCAGCACGTTCGGTACGTTGAGCGGCATCTCATGAATCCGGAAAGTGCCCGCCAGGCCGCTTTCCGCGGTGCGCGCGCTGCAAGCGAGGGAGCGAACTGCGAGCCATTTGTCGCAAACTCGCTAATGCAGCTGCTGGTAGATGCGCTGGGCGAGCGTGCGGCTCACGCCCTCGACCTGCGCCAGGTCGTCGACGCTGGCCGCGAGCAGGCCCTTGAGGCCGCCGAAGCGCGTGAGCAGGCGCTGGCGGCGCTTGGCGCCGATGCCCTCGACCGCGTCCAGCACCGAGCC from Betaproteobacteria bacterium includes:
- a CDS encoding DUF4102 domain-containing protein — protein: MPLTDTVVRQAKPGRRDLTLKDTDGLALFVSVTGAKSWHFRFSWSDKQPRISLGTYPEISLKDARELRDQARALVAKGIDPRVHRRQERKAALVVGENTFEAVFERWRGFKALSLRTGRQSTLSQIDRIFKKDVLPWLGQRSVFEIARTDLVEVLRKIERRHAYTTAEKCRTWFNQMFRYALVEFGLDTNPAADLDIVAMPQPPVRHNPFLRMNDLPAFLKKLGCYDGDVNTQLGLRLLLLTGVRTGELRSAVPEQFDLDQELWIIPPVVVKQLQLKLRKESADIPPYIVPLSSQAIAIVRYLLAAMTPAQRYLLPHRSEPKERISENTLNAALKRMGYQGQLTGHGIRATISTALNELGYRQEWVEAQLSHADPNQIRAAYNHAEYVEQRRQMMQEWADRLDQCELTGMQGAGEVKIPLANGCGARAPEPPVVGSIGAAPMAVPAATAEAHIEPDVVVPLMTILARRDQRPQPILTGIQCERAVMVATFEAPQNLPLPVFAKLAGKSRDQINRDIKHRRLLSLTLGNRGHRIPDWQLDPVRHAFTCAVLERVPERDAWAIYGAMSEPLDGLSGRTPIDAVSAGNVDEVMDAVCRALSAGLAPGDSGAVRAGPEPSRLQPPRRDELRGLTPSHRPASDTDCLPVVR
- a CDS encoding TIGR03752 family integrating conjugative element protein; this encodes MRSNGLLKWLMLPMALLLVFVGVKLFSGEPTAPTAPRDAASRLTADEMKALGIEGDTPRDTVATLVAQVKQLRNELQTALSDNRSQRAENERLRQRERSIDQRIQSALDTERAQLRQDREHVTNERQQTQGLLQDLRRQLDNPGKAGHADLPIGLGLKEGDGQQFGRDGTRWIEPDDAKPVEGKSGSRSGFSFPNDLGTAKGTVDTAAETLGRATGGAVGASPLKAVYTVPSNATLMGSIAMTALIGRVPIDGTVNDPYQFKVIIGPDNLTANGIDLPDVAGAVVSGTASGDWTLSCVRGQIRSITFVFQDGTIRTLPEESGRSSSGNSRNDNSIQGGLGWISDPYGIPCISGERRSNARQYLGSQALITAAGAGVASLIDSDSGRMSYIGADGSLGTVGITGNEAMGRILAGGVQEMSQWVNKLYGQAFAAIYVEPGAKVAVHIEQPLAIDYDAKGRRVDHRLGGSHVSDLD
- the pgsA gene encoding CDP-diacylglycerol--glycerol-3-phosphate 3-phosphatidyltransferase; protein product: MPLNVPNVLTWARIIMIPLFVGILYFPESWMTPFARNVTATALFIVAALTDWLDGYLARTLDQMSAFGAFLDPVADKLMVAAALVVLVDLDRTQAVYAFIIIGREITISALREWMAKIGRSRSVAVSFLGKVKTVAQMVAIPMLLYEHPIGPLDMMFIGNMLMMIAAVLTVVSMMYYLKLAMPHLSE
- a CDS encoding TIGR03751 family conjugal transfer lipoprotein — encoded protein: MSRTWIERLAVVLVIVALAGCATDKEKLLTHGGQTMLDIWNQETKGAAGGGRASRELLDARQTLRRPLTDAEVQGASAVQTGYTRTAQNEIYRQFHRLPNPDLVMYVFPHLAGTDPVPVPGYSTVFPLYQRVQYALPGERVEDY